Proteins found in one Primulina eburnea isolate SZY01 chromosome 16, ASM2296580v1, whole genome shotgun sequence genomic segment:
- the LOC140816125 gene encoding transcription factor SPEECHLESS-like, producing MGGESTALSDCFGESETWDNVNFSGAASADDIFSILEALEESNESFEFQTSSSTYSPLTSAFHENSEAETGLAAVFSPKIKRQKMNSGSEIQVEEGQQRTTHITVERNRRKQMNDHLSVLRSLMPCFYVKRGDQASIIGGVVDYIHELKQVLLSLEAKKQRRAYNEVLSPRPCPVSPRIPPLSPRIGFPISPRTPQPSSSYKPNITRTHQPFYLNPASLPSPVDRSPCNSSTSSINDSVNELMACSKSAVAEVEVKFSGPNLLLNTVSRRVPGQVLKIISALEELALEILEVSISVVDETIVLNSFTIKIGIGCQLSAEELAHQIQQTFS from the exons ATGGGTGGCGAGAGTACTGCTTTATCTGATTGTTTCGGGGAATCTGAAACATGGGATAATGTTAATTTTTCTGGCGCGGCTTCTGCTGACGATATTTTCAGTATTCTTGAAGCTTTGGAAGAGAGTAATGAAAGCTTTGAATTTCAAACATCTTCTAGTACTTATTCTCCATTGACTAGTGCTTTCCATGAAAATTCAGAGGCTGAAACGGGATTAGCTGCTGTGTTTTCACCAAAAATCAAGAGGCAAAAGATGAATTCTGGTTCTGAAATTCAGGTCGAAGAAGGACAGCAAAGAACGACTCATATTACTGTGGAGAGGAACCGCAGGAAGCAGATGAATGACCATCTCTCCGTGCTTCGTTCTCTGATGCCTTGCTTTTATGTCAAAAGG GGTGATCAAGCATCGATAATTGGAGGAGTAGTGGATTATATACATGAGCTAAAACAAGTTCTCCTATCCCTCGAAGCCAAGAAGCAAAGAAGAGCCTACAACGAAGTACTAAGCCCGAGACCCTGTCCTGTCAGCCCGCGAATCCCGCCATTAAGCCCGAGAATAGGCTTCCCTATAAGCCCGAGGACCCCTCAGCCAAGCAGCTCTTACAAGCCCAATATCACGCGCACTCATCAACCGTTTTACCTGAATCCGGCCTCTCTACCGAGCCCGGTCGATCGGTCTCCGTGTAATTCCTCGACTTCTTCCATTAACGACAGTGTTAATGAACTTATGGCATGTTCAAAATCTGCTGTGGCTGAAGTTGAGGTCAAGTTTTCGGGCCCGAATCTGCTGCTCAATACGGTGTCGCGTCGAGTTCCGGGCCAGGTGCTGAAGATTATTTCGGCCCTTGAAGAGCTTGCACTAGAAATTCTCGAAGTGAGCATCAGCGTGGTTGATGAAACGATAGTGCTGAATTCTTTTACTATTAAG ATTGGAATTGGGTGTCAACTTAGTGCAGAAGAATTGGCTCATCAAATTCAACAGACATTCAGCTAA